A genomic region of Arachis stenosperma cultivar V10309 chromosome 9, arast.V10309.gnm1.PFL2, whole genome shotgun sequence contains the following coding sequences:
- the LOC130950965 gene encoding cysteine proteinase mucunain-like gives MGRSHVLLLLLPLLAAAVVASALDMSIIDYDAKLEAMTESHLMNLYESWLVKHGKVYNALGEKERRFEIFKDNLRFIHEHNSAGNKPYKLGLNKFADLTNEEYRARYLGTKPRSSSQQQRLLSGNRKSDRYAFRAGDELPASVDWREKGAVSPVKDQGQCGSCWAFSTVAAVEGINKIVTGELISLSEQELVDCDRSYNMGCNGGLMDNAFDFIINNGGIDSEQDYSYHAREGVCDTNRKNAHVVTIDGYEDVPENDEKALTKAVAHQPVSVAIEAGGRAFQLYQSGIFTGICGTELDHGVAAVGYGTEDGKDYWLVRNSWGSGWGEEGYIKLERNLANGKTGKCGIAMEASYPIKNSTNPPNPGPSPPSPVNPSTVCDDYYSCPSRTTCCCVFEYAGFCFGWGCCPMQSATCCDDGASCCPPEFPVCDTRAGTCRLSKDNPFGVNSLPRTRATSTWTQRKVAMKDCLLA, from the exons ATGGGTCGCTCCCATGTCCTCCTCCTCTTGCTCCCCCTTCTGGCGGCGGCCGTCGTGGCGTCCGCACTCGACATGTCGATCATCGACTACGACGCGAAGTTAGAAGCCATGACGGAGAGccacctcatgaacctctacgaGTCATGGCTGGTGAAGCATGGCAAGGTCTACAACGCGTtgggagagaaagagagaaggtTCGAGATCTTCAAGGATAACCTGCGGTTCATTCACGAACATAACAGCGCTGGGAACAAACCCTACAAGCTTGGCTTGAACAAGTTCGCCGATCTCACCAATGAAGAGTACAGAGCCAGGTACCTCGGCACCAAACCCCGCAGCTCCTCCCAGCAACAGCGATTGCTCTCTGGCAACAGGAAGAGTGACCGTTACGCATTCCGCGCCGGCGACGAGTTGCCTGCTTCTGTTGATTGGAGGGAGAAGGGTGCCGTCTCCCCTGTTAAGGATCAAGGCCAATGCG GGAGTTGTTGGGCATTCTCGACGGTTGCTGCGGTGGAAGGGATCAATAAAATTGTGACGGGGGAGTTGATATCTCTGTCAGAGCAAGAGTTGGTGGACTGTGATAGGAGCTATAACATGGGATGCAATGGAGGCCTCATGGACAATGCATTCGACTTCATTATCAACAATGGAGGCATTGATTCTGAGCAAGACTACTCCTACCATGCTCGTGAAGGTGTTTGTGATACCAATAGG AAAAATGCTCATGTAGTCACCATAGATGGTTATGAAGATGTGCCAGAAAATGATGAGAAGGCGTTGACCAAGGCTGTTGCACACCAACCTGTTAGTGTTGCCATTGAAGCTGGTGGCAGGGCCTTCCAACTTTATCAATCT GGTATCTTCACCGGCATATGTGGAACTGAACTTGACCACGGTGTTGCCGCAGTTGGGTACGGAACAGAAGACGGTAAAGACTACTGGTTGGTGAGGAATTCATGGGGTTCAGGATGGGGCGAGGAGGGTTACATCAAGCTGGAGAGAAATCTTGCAAATGGCAAAACCGGAAAGTGTGGCATCGCAATGGAGGCATCATATCCAATCAAGAACAGCACCAACCCACCAAACCCTGGTCCCTCACCTCCATCCCCAGTCAACCCTTCCACTGTCTGTGACGATTACTACTCTTGCCCTTCTCGCACCACTTGCTGCTGCGTCTTCGAGTATGCAGGATTTTGCTTTGGATGGGGATGCTGCCCTATGCAATCCGCCACTTGCTGCGACGACGGTGCTAGCTGCTGTCCTCCTGAGTTTCCCGTCTGCGACACTCGCGCCGGAACCTGCAGATTG AGTAAAGATAACCCATTCGGAGTGAATTCCTTGCCACGAACACGTGCTACAAGCACTTGGACTCAAAGGAAAGTTGCCATGAAAGACTGCTTATTGGCATGA